The genomic segment GAAAGAAACGCCTTGGCCTGAACCACCAAATTGCCATAAGCTTTACTATCGACATAACCCACACAGGGCGCAGAACAGCGTTTTATCTGATATTGCAGACACGGGCGTGTGCGGCTGGCAAACATATGATCGCTGCAGGGGCGTAATAAGAATGCTTTTTGTAGCAGCGCCAAGGCTTCGTTTACCGCCCCCACAGATGCAAAGGGGCCAAAATATTCTCCGTTGGTTTTTTGCGCCCCGCGATGCTTTACAATGCGAGGGTACGCATGGTCTTTGCTAATAAATATAAACGGAAATGATTTATCGTCCCGCAGCAGAATATTATAGCGCGGCGCGAGTTTCTTAATCATGTTGGATTCAAGCAGCAGCGCTTCGGCCTCGGTATGGGTAGTGACAATTTCCATACTGGCGGTGTGCGATACCATGCGCGCTATGCGCGGCGTTAACCCCCGCAGGTTTACATAGTTCGATACGCGGTTTTTCAGGTTTTTTGCCTTACCGACATATAACGCATTGCCGCCTTTATCCAGCATACGATACACGCCGGGCGAGCTTGGCATTCCCCGCACATAGCCGCGAATAATATCAGCCCCTACATCAGGCGAAGGCGTGGAAATGTTATCAGAAGGAGAAGACATAAATTTTCGCAGGTTTAACGGGTTTTTTCACGGGATTTCAACAGCACCGGAATTTCATCCACCGAAGCTGTGGATAAGTTTGGGGATAGTGATATAAATAATCCATAAAAATTCCTTATGGCAAGGGATTGCTTCGGTTTGCTTAAATATTAGGCATATAAACTAAGCAACTATAAAATAGCTATTATATAATTTTGAAGGCTATAAAGTTTCCCATATAAATTTGGGAAATTGCTAAATAGTTAATTTTTGTTTTTCCTGTGCAAAACTTTTTTTCAAAGCATCACATGAGGCGCTGCTGCTTTTTTGTATCTGTATGAGGGGTTTACCTGTGCCGTATTATCCCTTTGTTCAGGCAAAACCTACCATGACACCTTAATAAATGTGGAGCTAAATTTCGTTTTTTAGGCCTGCTCCGCCATTCAGGGCAATAATTTCTCCCGTCATAGATGTAGCAGAAAGTACATAAGCAATCGCTTCAGCAATTTCCTGAGGGTGCGTTGCTTGTTGTAGCGGTAACTTAGAAACCAAACGCGCAAACATTGCTTCTTCTCCTGCTTTTGGCAAGGTCATGCCCGGGCTGATGCCGTTAACCCTGATACGCGGTGCTAACGAAAGCGCCAAAAGCTTTGTTGCCTCTGCCAGTGCATTTTTGCTCAGGCTGTAGGATAAAAATGCAGGTGAAAGACACATACCTTTGCATCCATCAATAAGATTCACTACTGCTCCGTTGCTAGATTCTGGCAGATGCGAGGCAAATTCGCTGATTAAGCGCAACGGCGCGTAGCTATTAATTTGCATATGCTGCAGCCAGCTTTCGGCAGTGAAGGTTTCAATAGAGTCTTTTTGAAACATAGCGGCGTTGTTAACCAATGCGGTGATGGGCTGCGCCAGCTTATCTTCCGCCTCCGGAATCAAGCGCTTCAGACAGGATTCTTGTGTTAAATCGCCTTGAATGGCGGTCGCTTTAATGCCGCATTTTAACAGCTCTGCAGTGGTTGCTTCGGCTTCGCTTTGCGAGTGATGGTAGTGAATCGCCACATTCCAGCCTTGCGCGGCAAGATGCAATGCGGTGTGCCGCCCAAGACGTATAGCGCCACCGGTAATCAAAACGGCCTGAGAATGTGAGGGGCTGCGTGTCATAGCCGCATTGTAGCGCAAAACCGCAGGCTGGCTAGCAAAAATTGAACTTTGCCATTTACTTTGGCGCAAAGCGCTGTTATGTTCCGCGCTCTTAAATGTGTAAATGGATGGTACTAGAAGGTAACGGCCATGAAGCTACTTGCTTGTAACAGCAATATACCCGTCGCACAAGCGATGGCGGATTATTTGAATGTGCCGCTCACGCAGGCCAGTATCCGCCGCTTTTCCGACATGGAAGTATTCGTTGAAATTCATGAAAATGTTCGCGGCGAAGATGTCTTCGTGGTGCAATCCACCTGCTATCCCTGTAACGATAATATTATGGAGCTGCTGGTTACGCTGGACGCATTGCGCCGCGCTTCGGCTCGGCGTGTGACTGCCGTTATGCCATATTTTGGCTATGCACGGCAAGATCGTAAACCGGGGCCGCGTACACCCATTTCTTCCAAGTTGGTGGCAAATCTTATTACCTCTGCCGGTGCCGATCGCGTGTTAACCGTCGATTTACATGCAGGGCAAATTCAGGGGTTTTTCGATATTCCCCTCGATCATTTATTTGCCATTCCAGTGATTGTCGCCGACATTAAAAGCCATTTTGATGGTAAAGATCTGATGGTGGTGTCGCCGGATGTAGGCGGCGTTGTACGTGCCCGCGCACTGGCAAAACGCATTGATGCCGATTTGGCTATTGTTGATAAGCGCCGTGAAAAAGCCGGCGCATCTGAAGTAATGAACATCATTGGCGATGTCACAGGACGCACCTGTATTTTGCACGATGATATTGTAGATTCCGCAGGCACATTGTGTAATGCGGCGCAGGCGCTGATCGAGAAAGGCGCCAAGGAAGTTTATGCCTATGTAACCCATGGTGTACTTTCGGGTGGCGCGGTTTCCCGCGTACAAAACTCGGTACTTAAATCACTGGTGGTTTCCGATAGTATTCCGCTAACAGAAGAAGCCGTGAATACGGCAAATATACGTACCGTATCTATCGCGCCACTATTGGCAGAAGCAGTACGGCGTATTAGTGAAGAGAGTTCGGTTTCCAGCCTTTTTGATTAAGAAAAAACATAAAATCAAAGGCACCGTTCGCTTAGCGAGCAAACTAATAATTTATGATATTTAATAAGGAGTTATGATAATGAAAACTGTATATACTTTTGAAGCAGAACAACGTGAACGTAAAGGTAAAGGCGGATCGCGTCAGTTACGCCGCGAGGGCCGCCTGCCAGCAGTGCTTTATGGAAAAGGCCAAGACCCGTTGAGCTTTTCTATTGAAAACAAAGCGTTTGTTGCAGCGTATCAAAAAGGCGGGTTTAATAACAAACTCGTAGATATTAAACTGGACGGAAAATCTTACCATGTATTGCCACGGGAAATTCAATTGCACCCTGTAAGCGATACCCCAGAGCATGTGGATTTTCTTAAAGTAGATGAAAACAGCCGTGTGCATGTAAATGTTCCGGTAAAAGTGCTCAACGCAGACAAATGTGCAGGCGTAAAGCTGGGCGGAGCGCTCAACATGGTACGCCACGATATCGAACTGATCTGCGCACCGGATTCTATTCCTGGTGCAATCAAAGTAGACGTGCAATCTTTGGCTATTGGCGACAGTGTGCATATCAGCGCTATCACCCTGCCAAAAGGTTCGGAGCTTGCCATTACCGACCGTGACTTCACCATTTTGACCGTTGCTGGCCGTGCGCCACAAGTTGAAATCGAAGAAGGTGAAGAAGGCGAAGAGGGCACTGAAGCAACAGCAGAAGAGGGCGCTGAAGAAACCGCTGCCGAAGCTGAAAGCGAATAATTATGCAACTGATAGTCGGACTGGGAAATCCCGGCCCGACCTATCAGGCTACACGGCATAATATTGGATTTATGGCGGTGGAGGCAATTGCCCACCGCCATAATTTTTCGGATCCGCAGGAAAAATTCAGTGGATTGCTCCGTGAAGGTCGCATAGGTGGGCGCAAAATTCGGTTGTTTCAACCCATGACATTCATGAATCGCTCGGGTATTCCGCTGAGCGAAATGGCACGTTTTTATAAGATTCTTCCCGAAGAAGTGACCGTATTATATGACGAATTGGACTTGCCTCTGGGTAAAATCCGCGTCAAACAAGGTGGTGGCAATAACGGGCATAACGGTCTCAAAAGCATCGATGCCCATTTTGGTATTCCCTATACGCGGGTGCGTATGGGCATTGACCGTCCGCAACGCGGCAGCGTGAGTAATTATGTACTGGGTAACTTCACACCTGACGATGTGCCTGTGGTGGGCGCCCAGTGCGACGCGATTGCAGATCATATCGAATGGTTGCTAAACGGCAACGCCCCAGAATTCATGAATAAAGTGGCACTTGCCATGCAGCCGCTTTTGCAGGAAAAATAATGCTTGTTGTTATTGATGAAAGTGGCTGTACAGGATTTAAGCGTGGCTCATCAAGCCATTTTGTTATTGCCATGGTAATATTTGATCATTTTAAGCATGCAGAAGAAACAGCAAATATCCTGAGAAATGTTAAACAGGAAATAGGCCATAAAAAAGAATTTCATTTTACTTCATGCAACAATAGGGTACGTGACGCATTTTTTGACAGCATTAAAAAAGCGAAATTCAAAATTCGTATTATTGTGGTGGATAAACAAAATATTTATAGTAATCACTTACAAAAAGAACATGAGCATTTTGCAAATTTTTGTCTGAAGCACTTGGTGCAAAGTGCTATGCATCGCATAGAAGATGCTGTAATTAAAATTGATGGTAAAGGCAGTCGCATTTTTAAAAAAGGATGTACAAGCTACTTACGCAAGGAAACTTCATCACAAGTTATCAAATCTGTTAAATTTTGTAATTCCAAAAACGATCTTTTAATTCAACTTGCAGATATGATAGTAAGTGCATACTCAAGACCATACAATAATCCAAATAAGTCAGACGCGTTTAAGTGGCGCAACAGCTTTGAAGAAAAGATTGAGAATGTATGGAATTTTAAGTAGGGTCGCCTCCTCACCTAGTCCGGCTAGCGAACATGTACACCTAAGGGTGCCGATTCGGTGACGGAGGCATTTGTAAAATTATAGTACCTTAGCTTCCTATTTTTGTCAAGTTTTAGGACGCTATAGGATGCTACGGGATAGTATGGGATAAAATATGGGATTTAATTGTGGAATTGTGGGCTTGCCGAATGTAGGCAAATCAACCTTGTTTAATGCGTTGCTATCTACCGCGCAGGCCGAAGCGGCGAACTATCCGTTTTGCACTATCGAGCCGAATACGGGGCGAGTGACTGTGCCTGATGAGCGCTTAATGAATCTTGCTGCTATTGCAAACTCGGCGCAAATCATTCCGACCCAGTTGGAATTTGTAGATATTGCAGGATTGGTGCGTGGCGC from the Alphaproteobacteria bacterium genome contains:
- a CDS encoding GIY-YIG nuclease family protein, yielding MSSPSDNISTPSPDVGADIIRGYVRGMPSSPGVYRMLDKGGNALYVGKAKNLKNRVSNYVNLRGLTPRIARMVSHTASMEIVTTHTEAEALLLESNMIKKLAPRYNILLRDDKSFPFIFISKDHAYPRIVKHRGAQKTNGEYFGPFASVGAVNEALALLQKAFLLRPCSDHMFASRTRPCLQYQIKRCSAPCVGYVDSKAYGNLVVQAKAFLS
- a CDS encoding SDR family oxidoreductase, with the translated sequence MTRSPSHSQAVLITGGAIRLGRHTALHLAAQGWNVAIHYHHSQSEAEATTAELLKCGIKATAIQGDLTQESCLKRLIPEAEDKLAQPITALVNNAAMFQKDSIETFTAESWLQHMQINSYAPLRLISEFASHLPESSNGAVVNLIDGCKGMCLSPAFLSYSLSKNALAEATKLLALSLAPRIRVNGISPGMTLPKAGEEAMFARLVSKLPLQQATHPQEIAEAIAYVLSATSMTGEIIALNGGAGLKNEI
- a CDS encoding ribose-phosphate pyrophosphokinase, which codes for MKLLACNSNIPVAQAMADYLNVPLTQASIRRFSDMEVFVEIHENVRGEDVFVVQSTCYPCNDNIMELLVTLDALRRASARRVTAVMPYFGYARQDRKPGPRTPISSKLVANLITSAGADRVLTVDLHAGQIQGFFDIPLDHLFAIPVIVADIKSHFDGKDLMVVSPDVGGVVRARALAKRIDADLAIVDKRREKAGASEVMNIIGDVTGRTCILHDDIVDSAGTLCNAAQALIEKGAKEVYAYVTHGVLSGGAVSRVQNSVLKSLVVSDSIPLTEEAVNTANIRTVSIAPLLAEAVRRISEESSVSSLFD
- a CDS encoding 50S ribosomal protein L25/general stress protein Ctc, with protein sequence MKTVYTFEAEQRERKGKGGSRQLRREGRLPAVLYGKGQDPLSFSIENKAFVAAYQKGGFNNKLVDIKLDGKSYHVLPREIQLHPVSDTPEHVDFLKVDENSRVHVNVPVKVLNADKCAGVKLGGALNMVRHDIELICAPDSIPGAIKVDVQSLAIGDSVHISAITLPKGSELAITDRDFTILTVAGRAPQVEIEEGEEGEEGTEATAEEGAEETAAEAESE
- the pth gene encoding aminoacyl-tRNA hydrolase, which produces MQLIVGLGNPGPTYQATRHNIGFMAVEAIAHRHNFSDPQEKFSGLLREGRIGGRKIRLFQPMTFMNRSGIPLSEMARFYKILPEEVTVLYDELDLPLGKIRVKQGGGNNGHNGLKSIDAHFGIPYTRVRMGIDRPQRGSVSNYVLGNFTPDDVPVVGAQCDAIADHIEWLLNGNAPEFMNKVALAMQPLLQEK
- a CDS encoding DUF3800 domain-containing protein — protein: MLVVIDESGCTGFKRGSSSHFVIAMVIFDHFKHAEETANILRNVKQEIGHKKEFHFTSCNNRVRDAFFDSIKKAKFKIRIIVVDKQNIYSNHLQKEHEHFANFCLKHLVQSAMHRIEDAVIKIDGKGSRIFKKGCTSYLRKETSSQVIKSVKFCNSKNDLLIQLADMIVSAYSRPYNNPNKSDAFKWRNSFEEKIENVWNFK